The sequence TGTATGACaatcctctgcctgccccccttgcccgaactggcgagcttggctagcaagtcagctcgggcgtTCTGTTCTCtcggcacatgcactacttcgaaCAAGAAAAAAGACCacctcaactcctgcacatactccagataagctgccatctgcggatccttagcctggaactcgccagttacttggCCCGTGATTAGCAATGAAtagctcttggccatcagcacccttGCTCCCATCTCTTTTGCCAACAAGATaccagcgatcaaagcctcatattCCGCTTGGTTATTGttggctttaaaggcaaaccttagggactgctctatcaacacgccgttgggtccttctaGAATTATCCCGGCCCCACTACCCAACTGGTTagaggacccatccactgagagcacccaacgaaaaccatCTCCGACGTTCTGCGCTGTTTCAGAAGatagctcgaccacgaagtcagcgaagatttgccccttgatcggtccccggggctcatacttgatgtcgaactccgacaactctaccgcccatttttaccattctcccagccacatctggtttcttcagaaccttctggataggtaagtcggtcatcaccaacactgtaaaactctggaagtaatggcgcaacctcctcgccgaaaacactacTGCCAGTGTTGCTTTCTGCAaagcctgatatctcacttctgggccctgcaacaccttgctgacaaaataaacgGGTTTCTGAACTTGATCTTGgtcctggacgagcaccgcactcagcgCCTTCTCGGTTATGGCGAAGTATAACCTGAGGGGCGCTCCCATttgaggtttgcacagaaccggcgagctcgccaagtactccttgagcttcacgaaagcctcttcacactccttcgtccagacaaacctattattccttttcaagcactggaaatacgggtggCCCCTCTCTCCACTAGCAGACACAAATcgcgacagggcggccatccgacctgtaagctgctgcaccttCTTAACCGTAgcagggctcctcatcgccaagatggccgcacacttgtcagggttttctttgatccctctttcggtcaagagaaaacctaagaactttcctgcttccacgccgaaaatgcacttctcagTGTTCAGCTTCAGTTTATATTTGGCTATCGTGACGAACAGCTCCTCCAAATCAGCAATATGCTGGTTTTTTTCCAGGGATGTTACGACCATATCATCAACGTAAGCTTGtacgttcctcccaagcataggtgcaagcactttatccatcagcctctggtatgtggcccccgcattcttcagcccaaaaggcatcaccttgtagcaatagcacgacttctccgtcatgaaggcagttttttcctcgtccatggggtgcatcttaatttggttgtaccccgagaatgcgTCTAAGAAACttaacaacttacaccctgctgcgctgtccaccagggcgtctatacttggcaaaggataggaatcctttggacaggctttgtttagatctgtgaagtcgacacacattcgccatttcccattgctcttctttaccaatacaacattggcgagccattccgGATACTATATCTCCTTGATGTGGCCTGCCTCGAGGAGTTTTTGCGTTTCAtctctgatcgcctgtctcctttcttcattgatttttcttcttctttgtcggacTGGTCTGACTTGAGGGTCCATTGCTAGACGATGACATaaaaaatcggggtcgattcccggcatatcTGAGGCAGACCACGCGAATGCGTCTAGATGCCtgcctatcaccttggcgatctgttCCTGTGTCTCGCCGTCTAAAGTTTTCCCTAACTTAAAAGTTTTGCcgccgatctccctttcgagccactctcCAACTGGCCGAGGCCTCTTCTCACTAGCGAGCAATGCTCTCACAATGCTTGACTCCCTAGCGGCTTCCGGGCAGTTTTCCTCCTCCTCTACTCCAGCGTTGCTCTCAGACCTCGCCTCGACATCTTCCACGGTCACGTCGCCCTTGGTGGTTGCTTCTAATGCCACATCCATAACCACGTCGCCTTCGGCGGTCCCCTCTGACGCTGCATCCATAGCTCGTCGGTTTTTATGCTCATTCCCCGCACCAAGAGGTGGTGTTGTGGTCACATGGCACACTGATCgcctgttcttgaggctgttttcgtagcatctCTTTGCCTCCTCTTGATCGGATCGGATGGTGACGATTACCCCTTCCATTGAAGGTaatttgaccttcatgtgcctcgtggaGGGTACAACTCCtatcctattgagtgttggccttcccaataggatattatacgctgagggggcgttcacgacaaggtatttgattttctccgtgcACGAAGCGGCACCATCTGTGAACGTTGTTCTTAACTCAATGTATCCCCTGACTTCGACTTGATCACCCGCAAAACCGtataagcagcccccatatggcctcagctggtcTGTAGATAATTGTAGCCTTTCGAAGGTcagccagaacatcacgtctgccgagctcccttgatcgACCAAGACCCGATGAACCGTCCTCCCTGCCGTGACGAGCGAGatcacaatgggatcgttgtcatgcggcacaacatccctgaggtcttccttagtgaacgtgatgtccacatcgggcGAATGGTCCTCAAAAACTTCCACTGACATTACGGACCTCGCATACCTTTTACGCTGTGACGCAGTACACCCGCCACCCgagaatccaccagctatggtgtggatttcaCCGAGGACGGGCGCCTCGTGCTGCTCCCCTCACTGCCCCCCGGTTGCGAGCCTGACGGTCGTCCCGCCTGTTTCTCCatcaagtaatccttcaggaaaccattcttcacgagctcatccaactgatagccaagcgccaaacagttgttaatatggtgcccgaatgcttcgtggaattcgcaccatgacTCCTTGCgaggtcccaacaccttgtcaaCTTTAATCGGCGGCCTCAACCTGTCGGCTATGCTGGGTACCGCAATCAGATGTTTGAGTTCCATCACGAAGTTGTGCCTCGGCGGCTTGCTTGCTTCTCTCCCTTCCTCTACTCGACCCTTAGGTTGGGTCCTCCGTGGCTCGTAAGCGCGTTTCCTGTCAAAGTGTTTTCTTTCTGTGACGGCTTGGTGAACCCGAACGGGTTGCGTGCGTATCTGTGCCTTGGGACGCGTTGGCGCAGTGGTTGCGCATTTCTCGTACGTTTCACCTTCCGaggcaatatgctctaccgcttGTCGCCTTATCTCGGCGAAGGTTTTGGGGCGACTACGGTTAAGCGTTTTGCTGAAAGATCCGGGACGCACCCGCTTCTTGAACGCGTATAAAATCATGGGTTCCTCCTTGGTGCCTACTTTCACTacctgtgccccaaagcggcttatgtatTCTTTTAGGGTTTCGCCTTGGAACTGCTTGACGTCGAAAAGATCGTACGAGACTGGGGCGAGAGTTCTGTTGGCCAGGTACTGTTCTCTAAATAGTTGTGAAAGTTGGGCGAAGGACGTGACgtggccctctgggaggctgatgaaccaatccatggccatccctGTTAGGGTGCTCATAAAAAGCTTGCACCTAACGGCGTCTGAACCGCCTACCAGcaacatctgtgtgtggaacgccgtgatgtgtgcttcaggatcctccattccCGTGAAGGTCGCTTTGGGTCCCGTGAACGTATTGGGAATTGCCGTCTCCAAGATTGCCTGTGAAAATGGTGTTGTGAATTCCCTGGGTGGGGATGTAGCCTCCGGTTCGTCTCTGCCACGCCATCTCTGgcgtaactcctcgttggtGCGGTGGAGTTCCTCGCTTCTTGCTTGAGAGGCTGTCAGGTCCACCTGCATGCACTCCTGTTCTACTTTCGAGGCTGCCACTGCGTCTTGTAGCCCGTGCACCATGCCCATGAGTTGCTGtagggtcatctcttcactcctagcgcgtgctGGTCGGGTGGTCATGGCTCTCTGGGGATCCTCTCGACTTATCTGAGTGTTGGAATCTGGAACTGAAAGCTTGTGTGGTGGAACCGatgtttatatcggccccacggtgggcgccagatgttctggccggttgacctgggtcatctttatgcgtggcttgttctaacgagctagggcaccttcgttctgcctcgtctgtgtgtacctgaaaaagaagaacaaaggggcgccctcgcggccgtttgcactccaacgctcaagtcagctagcgagaaacaccaaagtaactaGAAACTGTATAATAATCTCAAAAACTGGAACTGTGTgaccctaattgccttgtgctcacaactgggtgtgccgtcaagaacaactagggacTACTGTTCTGAGCAACTTTATGAGAACTAGGTTAAAACTCATGCAACTGTGAAAACGTACCTCACTAGGGCttcttcgtgccctttatataggtggaaactagggtttacctttgcgttgcttgctattatctagggttccttggagaaggtccttgcgccgctactcctaggatctgagcgtatctggcacatggacttcccttatctagaGTGCAATGATTAACCTTGTGGCCGTTTGGGTTCTAACTTGGGCGCCGTATCTCTTGTGCCATCATACTATTTAGGTGCCCTAAttaatcacgtgtcatgcatgcagccttccttgAAGATCTTttatgagcacgtgggcatagTCACGTTcccttttgacttgatcgtttattctgtgcggagggacccacagtgccgccacccaacttagggttaccCCATCATGTGGCCCCCCCTTtctgtgaaatgcttacgtcatgcgggttgactcttcgggTGATGTCTTccttaggcgatgtcttacttaggcgatgtcCGCTTAGGCGATATCCGCTTAGGCGATGTCTTTCTCTCGGATAGTGACACGTCTCGGCGATATCCGATTATGCATatgcagaacgccgcttctacatatggcgactatgttgactttttgaccacctacctttcacttgtccacgtcatcacacctgaTGACCCGATCGGTACAAAAAATATTGACAATAATGAATAAACAAGCATCAGTATCATCAAAACTGAAATAAATCAGGTGCCCAAAATCAAGATCGAACTTAACCACCATATCCCGAATTTGCTAGATATACATCTCACTGTTCACTGTAGGGGCAAAGCAGGATTCGGTTATCAATGCCCTGACCAATGTGTTTTTGACTAGATGTCCAAATATTGAAATTCGAACTATTTCAATTCACAATAAAATTCATTCCATTCAATGATCTATTTTGCCAACGATGGGTTTGTACGCTGGACAACCAAAAATTGAAGTTAGATTTTCAAGTTTATAACTATCAGCATAGAATGAAACAACGTTGTTGACCACCATGGTGAAAATTTAAAGCGAGACAATGTCATGCCAACTCTTACAGTTCAAATTGGGCGTAAAAGGCATGTCACTGTACTGAATTTATTAGCAGTAAGTCCGACAACCTTGAGTAGAACAAGACATTTATATATACATTCAACAAGTTGAATTACAAACAGGTAATCCTAATCTTACCAAGTGTAATAATTAGTGTCAAGCAATTGCCAACATACAATCGTAACCTACAACCGTGGAAAACTAGTTTGATGCCCTAAAGCAGCACAAAATAACAGCCACAACCAGTTAACTTGTTTAGGAAAAGAAAATCAGAGGTTGAAAATCTCCAAATCGGTCAGAAAAGCTTAAGAAAACAAGATTGAATCACAAAGCTTCCAAGACAATTTAtttggaaaattaaaataaagagagaaacAACAACGTATATACCCCCCGAGCAAtgactttttaaatttaaataggtGAAAATATCAATTCTCAAGCAAGCATTTCCAATATATATAATGGCAGGAAAAGCAAAATTCAATTCCGAAGTCAGACGTGCAAATTTGTGTAGGAATATTGTGTGTGGAAGCATGATattttcaaccaaagattatgagaaattaaagtaataagaaaaAGAGAATGATACCAtaaatttttaggtggaaaacccctttaaataaaGGTAAAAAACCACATtcgagagagccaaaacttccactataatggtactgggagtacaatgaattcctctaaggctaatagataaatagccccaaaacaaattctctctatatgggttaaacacttacacccaagagaagaaataaagagtatatgaaaagagagaggaagcaaaTGTATCTTACTATTTTGTTGTGTattacattgcttgaaggaaaccactatatatagtgggtctaggagacaacaataataaaaacaattaatggtAAATAACCTCCCTTTAATTACAATTAATTGTGGTAAGTAACCTTCAAATTATGTCAAGAAAACTGaaaaggtgagtcataacccaCAATTTGTTTTCAAATGCTGTATTAATATCTTCTATTGATCGCTAGCAGCATGAAGATACCAAAACTTAATTTGCCAATGCACGATACCTGACGTTCTCGAAGCAGATAAATTATCGGTAGCTTTACGAGAAAGTGAGGAACCCTGTTTGGCGCCAAACAACATTTCGAACCTGACGCAGGTCCCTCCCTTTTAGCGTTCTCCCTATCCCTTCTATAACAGAATAAGCGAGCATTGACGATTGCGCTGAGTCCCGCGCCACAAGTTCGTGCGGCGGCACTTTCCCCTCTTCTTCGTCCTTCTGTTCGTCGATTTCCCTCCAGGCTTGCTGGTGAGCATCACCCATCTTGTTCGGTAGATGCTCGTGGTTAGTTTATTTGTGGTTGGAGGGATCAGGATCAATTTTACCTGCCCACGGTGCCAAAATGTTCTTGCCAGGGTTGTCCCTTTGAGAATTCCTGGTTTTCTACTCTCTATGATGGAAGAGTGCCTTAATCCTTGGAGAATTGTTGGTGAATTTTGTGGAAGCTCAATGGATGTGCACAGGCAAGGCTCTCCTAGGAGATGATGGTTGCCTTGGAGGTGAAGGTTAGGTATGAAGTGTGAGTGGTGAGGTCATCTCACTTTGGTAGAATGAAAGTTTGAAGATCAattgtctatcctagagaggtagGAGACAAGTAGTGAGATTgacacaaaattggcagcaattcactattaGATTAATCTTGCAATTACATGAGcaaagccctcttatttatagtgtttagagggctggaaattcaaatgaaagtggagggaaattcaaataaattccctcctaaaaatTACCGCCCAAAGAAGCACATGAGAGGGGTGTAGctagtttgtatgctcaccccTTCTATAGGCTTTCAACAGCGGCCTTGGTAAACTCAgaggtttttagaaactctaagtttacatAGGTTGgggttttaggtgccaaaattaattctgagaaaaattacaaataaagttcctatgctaatttgttgaatcaagtgtgttcaagctttgaagaatccaaaccctttgaaggttgatgaaaggctggatgtgcttgctgttgctgagctgtctttagataggat is a genomic window of Phaseolus vulgaris cultivar G19833 unplaced genomic scaffold, P. vulgaris v2.0 scaffold_23, whole genome shotgun sequence containing:
- the LOC137817246 gene encoding uncharacterized protein; the encoded protein is MTTRPARARSEEMTLQQLMGMVHGLQDAVAASKVEQECMQVDLTASQARSEELHRTNEELRQRWRGRDEPEATSPPREFTTPFSQAILETAIPNTFTGPKATFTGMEDPEAHITAFHTQMLLVGGSDAVRCKLFMSTLTGMAMDWFISLPEGHVTSFAQLSQLFREQYLANRTLAPVSYDLFDVKQFQGETLKEYISRFGAQVVKVGTKEEPMILYAFKKRVRPGSFSKTLNRSRPKTFAEIRRQAVEHIASEGETYEKCATTAPTRPKAQIRTQPVRVHQAVTERKHFDRKRAYEPRRTQPKGRVEEGREASKPPRHNFVMELKHLIAVPSIADRLRPPIKVDKVLGPRKESWCEFHEAFGHHINNCLALGYQLDELVKNGFLKDYLMEKQAGRPSGSQPGGSEGSSTRRPSSVKSTP